Proteins found in one Quercus robur chromosome 2, dhQueRobu3.1, whole genome shotgun sequence genomic segment:
- the LOC126703316 gene encoding uncharacterized protein LOC126703316, translated as MVLRGGSDIKLRQPRSKKEKMVDNSKLRPWSELHEALLRLITKQLGAIDYIMFGCVCRGWRLHVTTHRQEFMASQPPLLVFLSTQAKRASYFYSIFEQRLYKAKLPNLNGKSCFGITRGYLVMEDNKKREDSQIWLLNPFTRHELHFPSPPNPYSRLILASLATPLQEFVIIAFCIWYPSLQFFRLKDLSWTVHDYSDKFNGCRGPSPWAIVDGAVLMGKLYVLTSYAEIGVLNLNSTPYVTLLEVKNTGYLHRGLQLLAYDEQLLMINGLMNGIGIMKEECQVYELNFMKMEWMRIQNFTDQALFLDYDMGSRFSNMTIWGWSQQYSNCIYNVGICSATLTVACSFGVGV; from the coding sequence ATGGTGCTGCGAGGGGGCAGTGACATAAAACTCAGGCAGCCTAGAAgtaagaaggaaaagatggttGACAATAGTAAATTGAGGCCATGGTCAGAGCTCCACGAGGCTTTGCTTCGTCTGATAACAAAGCAGCTAGGTGCTATAGACTATATCATGTTTGGCTGTGTCTGCAGGGGATGGAGATTACATGTTACAACACACAGGCAAGAGTTTATGGCATCCCAACCTCCACTTCTTGTCTTCTTATCAACGCAAGCTAAGAGAGCTTCTTATTTCTATAGCATCTTTGAGCAAAGGTTGTACAAGGCAAAATTGCCTAACCTTAATGGCAAATCATGTTTTGGGATAACTCGTGGGTACTTGGTCATGGAAGAcaataaaaaaagggaagatTCTCAAATTTGGCTTCTGAATCCTTTTACAAGACATGAACTCCATTTCCCTAGCCCTCCCAATCCTTATTCTCGTCTGATCCTTGCTTCTTTGGCTACGCCTTTGCAGGAGTTTGTAATCATAGCTTTCTGCATATGGTACCCATCTCTACAGTTTTTTAGACTCAAAGATCTCAGCTGGACTGTACATGATTATAGTGATAAATTTAATGGCTGTCGTGGGCCCTCTCCGTGGGCGATTGTTGATGGAGCTGTCTTAATGGGTAAGTTATACGTTTTAACTAGTTATGCTGAAATTGGGGTGCTAAATCTGAATTCTACGCCTTACGTAACCCTGCTGGAAGTTAAAAACACTGGATATTTGCACCGTGGGCTACAGTTACTGGCTTATGATGAGCAGCTTTTGATGATTAATGGATTGATGAACGGAATTGGAATTATGAAGGAAGAATGTCAAGTTTATGAGCTTAATTTTATGAAGATGGAATGGATGAGGATTCAGAACTTCACTGATCAAGCATTGTTTCTGGATTATGATATGGGCTCAAGATTTAGCAACATGACCATATGGGGGTGGAGCCAACAATATTCAAATTGCATATACAATGTTGGTATTTGCTCCGCGACACTAACTGTTGCATGCAGTTTTGGTGTTGGCGTGTGA